One Acidobacteriota bacterium genomic window carries:
- a CDS encoding Bax inhibitor-1/YccA family protein yields MKNVDPQKHNYSRPQDWSPQNLSGVQPLTAADVGIEERVAFIRKVYALFFAAILFAVGGVLLGFAFPPLMTVAIEHPWIMLFLMIGGVMGAQAVRHVPGVNLFALFGFTTLTGVIISPLLYIVSQSNPDSILQAGGLTVGIFGGLTAYVFVSNRDFSFLRGMVTVGLIVVVLAGLFNVLFVGSLGLGFALAVATLLLFAGFVLYDTSNIIRRYPTNEYVAGALALYLDALNIFLALLRILNRR; encoded by the coding sequence ATGAAAAATGTCGATCCTCAAAAGCATAATTACTCACGACCTCAAGACTGGTCGCCGCAGAACCTGAGTGGTGTTCAACCGCTGACGGCTGCCGACGTTGGAATCGAGGAACGTGTGGCGTTCATTCGCAAGGTGTACGCGCTCTTCTTTGCGGCGATACTGTTCGCTGTTGGGGGCGTCTTGCTCGGATTCGCCTTCCCTCCACTGATGACCGTAGCGATAGAGCACCCGTGGATCATGCTGTTCTTGATGATCGGTGGCGTTATGGGCGCGCAGGCTGTACGCCACGTGCCCGGCGTAAACCTATTCGCGTTGTTTGGATTCACGACTCTCACGGGCGTGATCATTTCCCCTCTGCTCTACATCGTAAGCCAGAGCAACCCCGACTCGATACTTCAAGCTGGGGGGCTGACGGTGGGCATCTTTGGCGGGCTGACCGCGTACGTGTTTGTTTCGAACCGCGATTTCAGTTTTCTGCGGGGAATGGTGACGGTAGGGCTGATCGTGGTCGTGCTTGCAGGCTTGTTCAACGTGCTTTTTGTTGGCTCGCTCGGGCTCGGGTTTGCGCTAGCCGTGGCGACGCTCCTGCTGTTCGCCGGCTTCGTATTGTATGACACATCGAACATCATCCGGCGCTATCCAACCAATGAATACGTGGCCGGGGCTTTGGCGCTCTATCTGGACGCGCTCAATATCTTCCTCGCGTTGCTTCGGATACTGAACAGGCGGTGA
- a CDS encoding SIS domain-containing protein — MATSRDQKPFQVVAVEASGLEELADSVISLAPQATLGDANLISGESPVQRVDESVEGNAANAGEQKSPADAVETFFDLVIDELSALRTRAEVEAIERAADLILDCESRGGRVHVTGIGKSEHIARYVASLLSSTGTPAYFLHATECIHGSAGQVCPNDIAIAISNSGSTPELLSATETLRESGIKIIAVSGNRESKLARIADVLLDAGVENEGGELNLVPRASILAKIYVLCSLSVALEAHKGLTREQYARWHPGGALGRLARGE, encoded by the coding sequence ATGGCAACCAGTCGAGACCAGAAACCATTTCAGGTTGTAGCCGTGGAAGCGTCCGGCTTGGAGGAGCTTGCCGATTCCGTCATAAGCTTGGCGCCGCAAGCCACCCTCGGAGACGCCAATCTTATCTCGGGCGAAAGCCCAGTTCAGAGGGTTGACGAGAGCGTTGAGGGGAACGCTGCGAACGCCGGCGAACAGAAGAGTCCCGCCGATGCGGTTGAAACATTCTTTGACCTGGTGATTGACGAGCTTAGCGCGCTCAGAACGCGCGCCGAGGTTGAAGCCATCGAGCGCGCCGCTGATCTCATTCTCGATTGCGAGTCGCGCGGCGGCCGGGTTCACGTCACCGGCATTGGCAAGAGCGAGCACATCGCGCGCTATGTTGCCTCGCTTCTTTCGAGCACGGGAACGCCGGCTTACTTTCTGCACGCTACTGAATGCATTCACGGCTCGGCCGGCCAGGTGTGCCCAAACGACATCGCCATCGCGATCTCCAACAGCGGCTCGACACCCGAGTTGCTATCGGCAACAGAGACGTTGCGCGAGTCCGGCATAAAGATCATTGCCGTCTCTGGGAATCGCGAATCGAAACTTGCGCGTATTGCAGACGTGCTGCTGGATGCGGGCGTCGAGAACGAAGGCGGCGAGCTGAACCTCGTTCCTCGGGCGAGCATTCTGGCGAAAATCTACGTTCTTTGTTCGCTTTCGGTGGCGCTTGAGGCGCACAAAGGTTTGACCCGCGAGCAGTACGCGCGCTGGCATCCGGGCGGCGCGCTCGGCAGACTCGCCCGCGGCGAATAG
- a CDS encoding YceI family protein: MITNRRPILRAFLAAFAALGWLSIPFLPRQTTQAAIGLPPLEGARYRIDATQSRFIVRAFAGGLFSAFAHDHTIAIREIGGEADFTYGTVEPASLRITIKADSLAVTDKISASDKQKIEGTMRDEVLEVSKYPEITFKSSGVGATKTGEAQYQARISGDLTLHGVTRPLTISAQLEFGDKTLRAKGAFALKQSSFGIKPVSVAGGTIKVKDELKFTFEIVAHL; the protein is encoded by the coding sequence ATGATCACGAATCGCAGACCAATTCTCCGAGCCTTCCTCGCGGCATTTGCTGCTCTCGGCTGGCTGTCGATTCCTTTCCTACCTCGGCAAACAACGCAGGCGGCTATTGGCCTGCCGCCGCTTGAAGGCGCTCGATACAGAATCGACGCCACACAGAGCCGCTTCATCGTGCGAGCCTTCGCTGGAGGATTGTTCTCCGCGTTCGCTCACGATCACACGATCGCGATTCGCGAGATCGGCGGCGAGGCCGACTTCACTTATGGAACGGTCGAGCCGGCTTCCCTTCGAATAACCATCAAGGCTGACTCGCTTGCGGTGACAGATAAGATCAGCGCGAGCGACAAGCAAAAGATCGAGGGCACCATGCGCGACGAGGTGCTCGAAGTATCAAAGTATCCGGAGATCACCTTCAAGAGCAGCGGTGTCGGCGCGACGAAGACCGGAGAAGCACAGTATCAAGCGCGAATCTCCGGCGACCTCACGCTTCACGGCGTGACGCGGCCTTTGACGATAAGCGCACAACTGGAATTTGGCGACAAGACTCTGCGCGCGAAAGGCGCTTTTGCGTTGAAGCAATCGAGCTTCGGGATCAAGCCGGTATCGGTCGCCGGCGGGACGATCAAGGTTAAGGACGAGCTGAAATTCACATTTGAGATCGTGGCGCACCTGTGA
- the selB gene encoding selenocysteine-specific translation elongation factor: MKHIIVGTAGHIDHGKTALVKALTGIDADRLKEEKQRGITIDIGFADLAIGDFRFGFVDVPGHERFVKNMLAGAHGIDLVMLVVAADESVMPQTREHFDICRLLHVKSGLVALTKSDMVDQELLELARAEVEDFVRGSFLEDAPIKAVSSRTGAGIEELKEVLTDLAARVEPKTASAVPRLPVDRAFSIKGFGTVVTGSLIAGEIAVGDELEIMPTGVKARVRNVQVHGQDSERALAGQRTAINLQGVTVEQVQRGSVLAPAGRLRAASMVDARLELLPSAPRPLRQRARVRLHHGTAEVMARVVILRGSEFGVQGSRFESRNPKPGTPNPERDSIQPGGSAIVQLRLEESMTALPGDRFIIRSYSPQVTIGGGVIIDALPQKHRLRDVAARGRLEQLEQADLSERMAVFIEMAGINAMTQADIAARIGASDEQIAATKGELIRMGRVLEVTGAPLVLISGESYRELATGVMEMLGEHHRREPLSLGLGREEVRDRVFGQVRPEIFRAVVARLADEGKVAAERDALRLASHHPALTDSDESAKKALEAAFKASGLQPGTLEETAASAGIATELARKLYNLLAAERRVMRIGEFVFHVDAIDALKSRVRAQKPINPKIDVSVFKKIGGGLTRKHAIPLLEYLDRERITRRVGNEREIL, from the coding sequence ATGAAGCACATCATCGTCGGCACCGCCGGCCACATTGACCACGGCAAGACTGCGCTGGTCAAAGCGCTGACCGGCATCGACGCCGACCGGCTCAAAGAGGAAAAGCAGCGAGGCATCACTATCGACATCGGATTCGCCGATCTTGCGATTGGGGATTTCAGATTCGGTTTTGTTGACGTGCCCGGTCACGAGCGCTTCGTCAAGAACATGCTCGCCGGCGCGCACGGGATCGATCTGGTGATGCTCGTCGTCGCGGCCGACGAATCAGTTATGCCGCAGACGCGCGAGCACTTCGACATCTGCCGTTTGCTTCACGTTAAGTCGGGACTGGTTGCGTTAACCAAATCAGATATGGTCGACCAGGAACTGCTCGAACTCGCGCGCGCCGAGGTCGAAGATTTCGTTCGCGGGTCGTTTCTCGAAGACGCTCCGATCAAGGCCGTCAGCTCTCGCACAGGCGCGGGCATCGAAGAGTTGAAAGAAGTCCTGACTGATCTCGCCGCGCGCGTCGAACCGAAGACCGCTTCGGCTGTGCCGCGGCTGCCGGTGGACCGAGCGTTTTCAATCAAAGGATTTGGAACTGTGGTGACTGGCAGTCTTATCGCCGGTGAGATCGCTGTCGGCGATGAGCTCGAAATAATGCCTACGGGTGTGAAGGCGCGTGTGCGCAATGTTCAGGTGCACGGTCAGGACTCCGAACGCGCGCTTGCCGGCCAGCGCACCGCGATCAACTTGCAAGGTGTGACCGTCGAACAAGTCCAGCGCGGAAGTGTTCTCGCTCCGGCGGGGAGGCTGCGAGCGGCTTCGATGGTAGACGCGCGGCTCGAGCTGCTGCCCTCGGCGCCGCGGCCGCTCAGGCAACGAGCACGGGTGCGCCTGCACCATGGCACGGCGGAAGTCATGGCTCGGGTAGTAATACTTCGCGGTTCCGAGTTCGGGGTTCAGGGTTCACGGTTTGAATCCCGGAACCCCAAACCCGGAACCCCGAACCCTGAACGGGATTCCATTCAACCGGGCGGAAGCGCGATCGTTCAGCTCCGACTCGAGGAATCTATGACCGCTCTGCCGGGGGACCGCTTCATCATAAGAAGCTATTCGCCGCAAGTGACCATCGGAGGCGGCGTGATCATCGACGCCCTTCCCCAGAAACATCGCTTACGCGACGTTGCGGCTCGCGGCCGGCTCGAGCAGCTTGAACAGGCGGATCTTTCTGAGCGCATGGCAGTTTTCATCGAGATGGCGGGCATCAATGCGATGACTCAAGCCGACATCGCCGCGCGCATCGGAGCTAGCGACGAACAGATTGCCGCGACAAAAGGCGAGTTGATTCGAATGGGCCGCGTTCTGGAAGTCACCGGCGCGCCGCTCGTTCTAATTTCAGGCGAGAGCTATCGCGAGCTTGCAACTGGAGTGATGGAGATGCTTGGCGAACATCATCGCCGCGAGCCGCTTTCGCTGGGCCTCGGCCGCGAAGAAGTGCGAGATCGGGTATTCGGGCAGGTTCGACCCGAGATTTTTCGCGCAGTCGTAGCCCGGCTCGCCGACGAAGGCAAAGTCGCCGCCGAGCGAGACGCGCTTCGGCTGGCCTCGCACCACCCGGCGCTCACCGACTCGGACGAGTCTGCCAAGAAGGCTCTGGAAGCGGCTTTTAAGGCGTCTGGTCTGCAACCGGGAACGCTTGAAGAAACCGCTGCAAGCGCGGGTATTGCCACTGAGCTTGCACGAAAGCTCTACAACCTGCTTGCCGCCGAGCGCCGCGTGATGCGCATCGGGGAGTTCGTTTTTCATGTCGATGCGATTGACGCTTTGAAATCGCGTGTGCGAGCGCAGAAGCCGATCAATCCGAAGATCGATGTATCGGTATTCAAGAAGATCGGCGGCGGTCTGACGCGCAAGCACGCGATCCCGCTGCTTGAGTATCTTGATCGAGAGCGCATAACTCGCCGCGTCGGCAACGAGCGCGAGATTCTGTGA
- a CDS encoding cytochrome D1 domain-containing protein translates to MRTFSSSTRTAVIALLGCAALIGSLSLARASRSDQGALLVLNKSESTLAIIDPATLKVLARVPTGEAPHEVAASADGRFAFVSNYGTAERPGNSISVIDIAGAKEVKRVDLGALLRPHGITESNGKIYFTIEGSRAVARYDPVAGRVDWTMGTGQTGTHMVIVARTSGKIYTANIGSDTISAIEIVKGPGPAKITQIAVGKGPEGIDLSPDDREVWVSHRGDGGLSIIDTATDKVKETIKVGRSPIRVKFTPDGKRVLISDAQGGEVVVFEAATRKELKRIQVGAVPVGILMQPDGRRAFVASTQANKVTLINLEDLTIAGTIEPGREPDGMAWAK, encoded by the coding sequence ATGAGGACCTTTTCGAGCTCGACTCGCACTGCGGTGATCGCGCTACTTGGATGCGCGGCGTTAATTGGTTCACTGAGTCTGGCGCGCGCGTCGCGATCGGACCAGGGCGCGCTGCTCGTGTTGAACAAATCCGAGAGCACACTTGCTATTATCGATCCGGCAACTCTTAAGGTGCTCGCGCGTGTGCCGACGGGCGAAGCTCCACACGAGGTCGCGGCTTCTGCCGACGGGCGCTTTGCTTTCGTCTCGAACTACGGCACCGCTGAACGTCCGGGCAACTCGATCTCGGTCATCGATATCGCCGGCGCCAAGGAGGTCAAGCGAGTCGATCTGGGCGCGCTGTTGCGGCCGCATGGGATCACCGAGTCGAACGGCAAGATCTACTTTACGATCGAAGGAAGCCGGGCCGTGGCGCGATACGATCCCGTTGCGGGCCGCGTCGACTGGACGATGGGCACTGGGCAGACCGGCACTCATATGGTCATCGTCGCGCGCACTTCAGGCAAGATCTACACCGCTAACATTGGGTCGGACACGATCAGCGCAATCGAGATCGTAAAGGGTCCAGGCCCGGCAAAGATCACGCAGATCGCCGTTGGCAAGGGACCCGAAGGAATTGACCTCTCGCCCGATGATCGCGAGGTGTGGGTCTCGCATCGCGGCGACGGCGGCCTGTCGATTATCGACACAGCCACTGACAAGGTTAAGGAAACGATCAAGGTAGGGCGCTCGCCGATTAGAGTGAAGTTCACGCCTGACGGAAAGCGCGTTCTGATCTCCGATGCACAGGGAGGGGAAGTGGTCGTGTTCGAGGCGGCTACGCGCAAGGAGCTCAAGCGCATTCAAGTCGGCGCCGTCCCTGTGGGTATTCTAATGCAGCCCGACGGGCGTCGCGCCTTTGTGGCTTCGACCCAGGCCAATAAAGTTACCCTAATCAATCTTGAAGATCTCACAATAGCGGGAACGATCGAGCCCGGTAGAGAACCCGACGGAATGGCGTGGGCGAAGTAA